A region of uncultured Carboxylicivirga sp. DNA encodes the following proteins:
- a CDS encoding N-acetylmuramoyl-L-alanine amidase, with amino-acid sequence MTIFPLNARIFFSVIIGFLMFLTENELVGQEAIKFNTIVIDAGHGGKDPGAIGKISKEKDIVLDVALKLGAYINEYLPEVNVVYTRSKDVFVPLNKRAEIANKNKADLFVSIHANSISVPSITGAETFVLGLHRTEENLEVAKKENSVIVLEEDYSTTYEGFDPNSPESYIIFELMQNVHLDQSIHVASLVQNQFHSRVGRNDRGVKQAGFLVLREAAMPSVLVELGFLSNNKEEKFIASEEGKTYMASALYRAIRDYKTEHDEKSKMQDLIQAKIKAKNEVYYRIQVASSKAQIKTGNKIYKKFEDLWEYKEGEYFKYTTRCVSDYNEIVEQLKAVKKDVHDAFVVAFQNDQKINVSDARKITNDK; translated from the coding sequence ATGACAATTTTTCCACTAAATGCACGCATATTTTTTTCAGTTATTATTGGTTTTTTAATGTTTTTAACTGAAAACGAGCTGGTAGGACAAGAGGCTATTAAGTTCAATACCATTGTTATTGATGCAGGTCATGGTGGTAAAGATCCTGGCGCAATTGGTAAAATTTCAAAAGAAAAAGACATTGTTTTGGATGTTGCTTTGAAACTGGGTGCCTATATTAATGAATATCTGCCCGAAGTGAACGTTGTTTACACACGTTCAAAAGATGTTTTTGTCCCTCTTAATAAAAGGGCTGAAATAGCAAATAAAAACAAAGCTGATCTTTTTGTATCAATACATGCGAATTCAATCAGTGTTCCGTCTATTACAGGAGCAGAAACTTTCGTTCTGGGACTTCATCGTACAGAAGAAAACCTCGAAGTTGCCAAGAAAGAAAACTCTGTAATTGTTTTGGAGGAAGACTATAGTACTACATATGAAGGTTTCGACCCAAACTCACCTGAGTCGTATATAATTTTTGAGTTGATGCAGAATGTGCATCTCGATCAGAGTATTCATGTGGCATCACTGGTGCAAAATCAATTTCATAGTCGTGTTGGCCGAAACGACAGAGGTGTGAAACAAGCAGGGTTTCTGGTGTTGCGCGAAGCAGCCATGCCAAGCGTATTAGTAGAACTTGGTTTTTTGAGTAATAATAAAGAAGAGAAGTTTATAGCTTCTGAAGAAGGAAAAACATATATGGCTTCTGCATTATACAGGGCTATCAGGGATTATAAAACAGAGCATGACGAGAAAAGTAAAATGCAGGATCTGATTCAGGCAAAAATAAAGGCAAAGAATGAGGTTTACTATCGTATTCAGGTTGCATCATCAAAAGCTCAAATAAAAACCGGAAACAAGATTTATAAAAAGTTTGAGGATCTTTGGGAGTATAAAGAAGGGGAATATTTTAAATATACTACCAGATGTGTGTCTGATTATAACGAAATTGTAGAACAGTTAAAAGCAGTGAAAAAAGATGTACACGATGCTTTTGTGGTTGCTTTCCAAAATGATCAGAAAATAAATGTTAGTGATGCTCGAAAAATAACTAACGATAAATAA
- a CDS encoding putative LPS assembly protein LptD, which translates to MLITTLLAVVFFHGVKSNAQSTELRPAMRPTAFQLDSLNDPILRNDTLRNRIQQPPTQTQDTIKQTNSSAATSNPNTFIIDSEVKYKAKDSIYTDMVTKKTYLYGEAELSYQDILLTANTIILDMDSSIAVAYGTKDSLNNEIGLPVFKDPSGEYQMREMKYNFKTEKAIIKHIVTEQGEGFVVGDRAKKIEDDAYCMKDARYTTCDHHDHPHFYLNLTKAKVIPGKKTITGPAYLVLEDVKLPLFIPFAMIPSTSTYSSGFIFPSYRDETIRGFGLTEGGYYWAANDYFDLTLKGDIFTNGSWASRTTTNYKVRYKYSGRFNFQYMENLYSEKDLPDFKKTKDMSITWSHRQDAKANPFQTFSASVNYSTSSYDQNNINSLGTVNSSDISRNTKRSSISYSKRWAGKPFNLSLNLLHSQNSRDTTIDLTIPDVTFTVNRFYPFKKKNKVGTNENFLEKISLSYTGNAKNYVSAKEYELGFTGDHFTNQWKNGMQHSIPVSMNFKFLKHFTLNPSFNYKERWYLSRTEQYWDEDEQEIVKSDPISGFNRAYDYSLSAGTSTKVYTTFTPWKKLFGDKVQAIRHVATPSVSFSYSPDFSDPKYGFYDWFEYYNQSTDKVVRKKYSYYEGYLYGTPGSGESGSMGISLGNTLEMKLKNRNDSVTKVKILESLNFSSSYNFLADSLKLSTINMSGRTKILGTNINFGARFDPYAMDTTSTGNPIRVDQFTINNGKLARLTSANLSFGYSIGSDTFKKKKENTDPNEDQSQEPPNLDALNPDDPTSGLPQFGEDDNRNLTTGDDGYADFSIPWNISFNYSLRLSQGTFNKDKMDYDFKVTSDVNFNGNFSLTPKWKINFSSGYSFDQKSLAHTSMGISRDLHCWSMNFSLVPVGRYKSYFFTIRVNSSMLQDLKYEKRNSARDNSNFYN; encoded by the coding sequence ATGTTGATAACAACATTATTGGCAGTTGTTTTTTTTCATGGTGTTAAATCAAATGCTCAATCTACGGAATTGAGGCCTGCGATGAGACCGACAGCATTTCAGTTAGATTCATTGAATGATCCTATCTTAAGAAATGACACCCTTAGAAATAGGATTCAGCAACCTCCTACTCAAACACAGGACACTATTAAACAAACAAATAGCTCTGCTGCAACTTCAAATCCGAACACATTCATTATTGATTCTGAAGTAAAATATAAAGCAAAAGACTCTATTTATACGGATATGGTAACCAAGAAAACCTATCTGTATGGTGAAGCTGAGTTAAGTTATCAGGACATTTTATTAACCGCCAACACTATTATCCTCGACATGGACAGTAGTATTGCTGTTGCTTACGGAACAAAGGACTCCTTAAATAATGAAATTGGTCTACCTGTTTTTAAAGATCCCAGTGGTGAATACCAGATGCGGGAAATGAAATATAATTTTAAAACAGAAAAAGCCATTATCAAACACATTGTTACTGAACAAGGAGAAGGTTTTGTAGTTGGTGACAGAGCTAAAAAGATTGAAGATGATGCATACTGTATGAAAGACGCCAGGTATACCACCTGCGATCATCACGATCATCCGCACTTTTATCTGAATCTGACTAAAGCAAAAGTAATACCCGGTAAAAAAACCATTACAGGTCCTGCCTATTTGGTTCTGGAGGATGTAAAACTGCCATTGTTCATACCTTTTGCAATGATTCCGAGTACTTCCACCTATAGTTCTGGTTTTATCTTTCCATCATACCGCGACGAAACAATTCGTGGATTCGGACTTACAGAAGGAGGTTACTATTGGGCAGCCAACGATTATTTCGATCTGACATTGAAAGGAGACATTTTTACCAACGGTTCCTGGGCTTCCAGAACAACAACCAACTATAAAGTCAGATATAAATACAGTGGAAGGTTCAACTTTCAGTACATGGAAAACCTTTACAGTGAGAAAGATCTGCCTGACTTCAAAAAGACTAAGGATATGTCAATCACCTGGAGTCACCGACAGGATGCAAAAGCAAATCCTTTTCAAACCTTCTCAGCCAGTGTAAATTATTCAACCAGTTCGTACGACCAAAATAATATTAATTCTCTTGGAACTGTAAACAGTAGTGATATTTCAAGAAATACCAAACGATCAAGTATTTCGTATAGTAAACGATGGGCAGGCAAGCCTTTCAATTTATCATTAAACCTTTTACACTCTCAGAATAGTCGTGACACTACAATCGACTTAACAATACCTGATGTTACCTTTACCGTTAACCGCTTTTATCCTTTTAAAAAGAAGAATAAAGTAGGTACTAATGAGAACTTTCTTGAGAAAATAAGTTTATCATACACAGGTAATGCTAAGAACTATGTAAGTGCCAAAGAGTATGAATTAGGTTTTACAGGTGATCACTTTACCAATCAATGGAAGAACGGTATGCAACACAGCATTCCTGTCTCAATGAATTTTAAATTCTTAAAACACTTCACCTTAAATCCATCGTTTAACTACAAAGAACGTTGGTATCTCTCCAGGACCGAGCAATATTGGGATGAAGATGAGCAAGAAATTGTAAAAAGTGATCCTATCTCAGGCTTTAATAGAGCCTACGACTATAGCTTAAGTGCGGGTACTTCAACAAAAGTATACACCACTTTTACACCTTGGAAAAAACTATTTGGAGATAAGGTTCAAGCCATTCGCCACGTAGCCACTCCTTCTGTTTCATTCTCTTACAGCCCCGACTTTAGTGATCCTAAATATGGTTTCTACGATTGGTTTGAATACTACAACCAAAGCACTGATAAAGTAGTACGCAAGAAATACTCCTATTATGAAGGATATCTTTATGGTACTCCCGGATCAGGTGAATCAGGTTCTATGGGAATCAGCTTAGGTAACACCCTTGAGATGAAACTTAAAAACAGAAATGACTCTGTTACGAAGGTTAAGATACTTGAAAGTTTAAATTTTAGTTCCAGTTATAATTTCCTTGCCGACTCACTGAAACTATCGACCATTAACATGTCTGGTAGAACAAAAATTTTAGGTACAAATATCAATTTCGGAGCCCGATTCGATCCATATGCCATGGATACTACCAGCACTGGCAACCCAATCAGGGTTGATCAGTTCACCATTAACAATGGAAAATTAGCCCGTTTAACAAGTGCCAACCTAAGCTTTGGATACAGCATAGGATCTGACACATTCAAGAAAAAGAAAGAAAACACTGATCCAAATGAGGATCAAAGTCAGGAACCACCGAATTTGGATGCACTAAATCCGGATGATCCAACTTCAGGGTTACCCCAATTTGGTGAAGATGACAACAGAAATCTAACTACTGGAGATGATGGCTATGCCGACTTCTCTATCCCCTGGAATATATCATTTAATTATTCTTTAAGGCTTTCCCAGGGAACCTTTAATAAGGATAAAATGGATTACGACTTTAAAGTGACATCAGACGTTAACTTTAATGGGAACTTCTCACTAACACCCAAATGGAAGATCAACTTTTCTTCGGGTTATAGTTTCGATCAAAAGTCACTGGCACACACCAGTATGGGAATCAGCCGCGATTTACATTGTTGGAGCATGAATTTTAGCCTGGTTCCAGTCGGTCGATATAAATCATATTTCTTTACCATCAGGGTAAATTCGAGCATGTTGCAGGATTTGAAATATGAAAAACGTAACAGTGCACGAGACAATTCAAACTTTTACAATTAA
- a CDS encoding MlaD family protein, whose protein sequence is MKKEIKIGLTVLVAFVVLVWGINFLSGRDILKIGDFYYGTYARIDGLTKASPIYYKGFKIGYVRDIDFHPTLADRFLVTFELQKEVPLPVDTRAQIYSLDLMGTKGVQLLPGKSGDMLAYGDTMMTSVMGDLKDQVSMEVLPLKDKAERLIVQLDSVFTNLGDLVDEENKVSIKESMKSFQKSMENFQRISDNLSKRLDDGGDFSNVIKRTDSVMVMLSSQGPYIDTVFQSMAGFSQQLEDAQLNESLLALKKTLNSTSDLLSTINEGEGSLGLMLKDKELYYSLTEVSASLNRLLIDVRHNPKRYVSFSAIDFGKNVTVSDGSYGVLGVVYQVQLKESKKPLQMDSVILDGKYNVFEDYRNSKYYYSVGQARSFDQIEKVYDEVRPVYDEAKIVAFENGESLSIRKAKKITE, encoded by the coding sequence ATGAAGAAAGAAATAAAAATAGGTTTAACGGTTTTAGTAGCCTTTGTTGTTCTGGTTTGGGGAATTAATTTTTTAAGTGGAAGAGATATATTAAAAATAGGTGATTTCTATTATGGAACATATGCCAGAATTGATGGTTTGACTAAAGCCAGCCCTATTTATTATAAAGGATTTAAAATTGGATATGTAAGAGATATTGACTTTCATCCAACTTTAGCAGATCGTTTTCTGGTAACCTTTGAGTTGCAAAAAGAAGTGCCACTACCGGTTGATACCCGTGCCCAAATTTATAGTTTGGATCTGATGGGAACCAAAGGTGTTCAGTTGTTACCTGGTAAATCAGGTGATATGCTGGCTTATGGTGATACCATGATGACATCAGTTATGGGAGATCTGAAAGATCAGGTGAGTATGGAGGTGCTGCCATTAAAAGACAAGGCAGAGCGTTTAATCGTTCAGCTTGATTCTGTATTTACCAATTTAGGCGATCTGGTTGATGAAGAAAATAAAGTCAGTATTAAAGAATCTATGAAGTCATTTCAGAAGTCGATGGAGAACTTTCAACGAATTTCTGATAATTTATCGAAAAGACTGGATGATGGTGGAGATTTTTCAAATGTTATTAAAAGAACCGATTCTGTAATGGTGATGCTATCTTCTCAAGGGCCATATATAGATACTGTTTTTCAAAGTATGGCTGGCTTTAGTCAGCAGCTTGAAGATGCTCAGTTAAATGAATCATTACTGGCCTTGAAGAAAACGTTGAATTCAACCTCCGACCTGTTATCAACAATAAACGAAGGAGAGGGGAGCTTAGGTTTAATGCTAAAAGATAAGGAATTGTATTATTCGCTTACCGAAGTTTCTGCCAGTTTAAACAGATTGTTGATTGATGTAAGGCATAATCCTAAAAGGTATGTTAGTTTTTCTGCCATTGATTTTGGTAAGAATGTGACCGTTTCAGATGGCTCATATGGTGTTCTTGGTGTCGTTTATCAGGTTCAGTTGAAAGAGTCGAAAAAACCGCTTCAAATGGATTCTGTTATTTTGGATGGTAAGTATAATGTATTCGAAGATTATCGAAACTCCAAATATTATTACTCGGTTGGTCAGGCTCGTTCATTTGATCAAATAGAAAAAGTATATGACGAAGTAAGGCCTGTTTATGATGAGGCAAAGATCGTCGCCTTTGAAAATGGCGAATCTTTAAGCATAAGAAAGGCCAAAAAAATAACCGAATAA